From a single Asticcacaulis sp. MM231 genomic region:
- the nth gene encoding endonuclease III, whose amino-acid sequence MKTTKRAPKAAKRRKVDPELIRQLFERFEQDKPDPKTELNFVNPFTLTVAVALSAQTTDVAVNKATAPLFAIADNPADMLALGEDKLMRMISSIGLYRNKAKNVMEMCRILLAQYDGDIPLNRAALLSLPGVGNKTASVVLNELDIEPAIAVDTHVYRVSHRLGLVDASANTPDKVEAVLVKVIPKPWLTRAHHWLILHGRYVCVARKPKCEICIVRDLCPKIGVEFTPLV is encoded by the coding sequence ATGAAAACCACGAAGCGCGCGCCCAAGGCCGCCAAACGCCGCAAGGTTGATCCTGAACTGATCCGTCAGTTGTTCGAACGTTTCGAGCAGGACAAGCCGGACCCGAAGACGGAGCTGAACTTCGTCAACCCGTTCACGCTCACCGTGGCCGTGGCGCTATCGGCCCAGACCACGGACGTGGCGGTCAACAAGGCGACGGCGCCGCTGTTCGCCATCGCCGACAATCCGGCGGATATGCTGGCGCTTGGTGAAGACAAACTGATGCGGATGATCAGCTCCATCGGGCTCTATCGCAACAAGGCGAAGAACGTCATGGAGATGTGCCGCATTCTGCTGGCGCAGTATGATGGTGATATCCCACTCAATCGCGCGGCCTTGCTCAGCCTGCCGGGCGTGGGTAACAAGACGGCGTCTGTGGTGCTCAATGAACTGGATATCGAGCCGGCCATCGCGGTCGACACCCATGTCTATCGCGTTTCGCACCGACTGGGTTTGGTCGATGCCAGCGCCAATACACCGGACAAGGTGGAGGCCGTCCTGGTGAAGGTCATCCCGAAGCCCTGGCTGACCCGCGCGCACCACTGGCTGATCCTGCACGGCCGCTATGTGTGCGTGGCGCGTAAGCCTAAGTGTGAGATCTGCATCGTGCGGGATTTGTGTCCCAAGATCGGCGTCGAGTTTACGCCTCTGGTCTAA
- a CDS encoding DUF3144 domain-containing protein, with amino-acid sequence MSTPEELAFTARAKAHIDICNAQSEHAHAEDVALSALYAAARYGAYLCLNGNGFGEQMAARRAEATLMFEEQFRQMFHDCYDEFASNFETVK; translated from the coding sequence ATGTCTACCCCCGAAGAACTGGCGTTTACCGCCCGAGCCAAAGCGCATATCGATATCTGCAACGCACAGAGCGAACACGCCCATGCCGAGGATGTCGCGCTTTCGGCGCTTTATGCCGCCGCCCGTTACGGCGCTTATCTCTGCCTCAACGGCAATGGCTTCGGCGAACAGATGGCGGCCCGGCGCGCCGAGGCCACCCTCATGTTTGAGGAACAGTTCCGCCAGATGTTTCACGATTGCTACGATGAGTTCGCCAGCAATTTCGAAACGGTGAAGTAG
- a CDS encoding DUF350 domain-containing protein produces the protein MTPDSFNFNFLSPDVLRPEIQAFATGFPITLVHAGVTLLLLLIGATVYSLLTPYKEINQIREGNSAAAVAFGGVIIGLAIPLAASMAASTSLREIVLWGGATIVLQLFVFRFVDFLLTGLPARINEGEVSAAVLLVSAKLAAALVLAAAVAA, from the coding sequence ATGACGCCGGATAGTTTTAACTTCAATTTTCTGTCGCCCGATGTGCTGCGACCGGAGATCCAGGCCTTCGCCACCGGCTTCCCGATCACGCTCGTTCATGCCGGCGTTACCCTGCTGCTGCTGCTGATCGGCGCCACGGTCTATTCGCTGCTGACCCCCTACAAGGAAATCAACCAGATCCGCGAGGGCAATTCGGCCGCCGCCGTCGCCTTTGGCGGCGTTATCATCGGCCTCGCCATTCCGCTGGCGGCTTCGATGGCGGCCTCCACCTCCTTGCGCGAAATCGTGTTGTGGGGCGGCGCCACCATCGTGCTGCAACTGTTCGTCTTCCGCTTCGTCGATTTTCTGCTGACCGGCCTGCCGGCGCGCATCAATGAAGGCGAGGTCTCGGCCGCCGTACTTCTGGTCTCCGCCAAGCTCGCCGCCGCCCTCGTCCTTGCCGCCGCCGTCGCCGCGTAA
- a CDS encoding DUF1905 domain-containing protein, whose translation MSYRFEGKLWRWTGEAPASWIFITLPAEVAFAIKCASENRRAWGSVAVQARIGVTAWRTSLFPDKASGGYLLPVKAAVRKAETLGEGDVTEVELSL comes from the coding sequence GTGAGCTATAGATTCGAAGGAAAACTGTGGCGCTGGACTGGCGAAGCGCCCGCCTCGTGGATTTTCATCACCCTGCCCGCCGAGGTCGCTTTTGCCATCAAGTGCGCCAGCGAGAACCGCCGCGCCTGGGGGTCGGTGGCCGTTCAGGCACGCATCGGCGTCACCGCATGGCGCACATCACTGTTCCCCGATAAAGCGTCAGGCGGTTATCTTCTGCCGGTCAAGGCGGCGGTACGCAAGGCGGAAACCCTCGGTGAAGGCGATGTCACCGAGGTCGAGTTGTCCCTCTAA
- a CDS encoding low molecular weight protein-tyrosine-phosphatase, with protein sequence MTSVLFVCLGNICRSPLAEGIFRAHVAAARLENRFTIDSAGCGGWHSGELPDKRSIATAAHHSIDISDQRARQIQVGDFDRFDPILGLDRDNVRHLETMRPEGAQARVGLYLEEALGVKKDVPDPYYGGNSHFEEVYQLCDKASAGLLKSLTSN encoded by the coding sequence ATGACCTCTGTTCTTTTCGTCTGCCTTGGCAATATCTGCCGTTCACCGCTGGCCGAGGGCATTTTTCGCGCCCATGTGGCGGCGGCGCGGCTTGAGAACCGCTTTACCATCGATTCCGCCGGCTGCGGCGGCTGGCACAGCGGCGAATTGCCCGACAAGCGCTCTATTGCTACGGCGGCGCATCACAGCATCGATATTTCCGACCAGCGCGCCCGGCAAATCCAGGTCGGTGATTTCGATCGTTTCGACCCGATCCTTGGGCTCGACCGAGACAATGTCCGCCATCTGGAAACCATGCGGCCGGAAGGCGCGCAGGCTCGCGTCGGGCTCTATCTCGAAGAAGCCCTGGGCGTCAAAAAGGATGTGCCCGATCCCTATTACGGCGGCAATTCGCACTTTGAAGAGGTCTATCAACTGTGCGACAAGGCCAGTGCCGGCTTACTAAAATCCCTGACGAGCAACTGA
- a CDS encoding GNAT family N-acetyltransferase, which produces MFIETERLVLKPLAATDYEAQCALWRQPDVYRYITGKPMDRETVWLRLLRDIGHWQVFGFGNWSVRLKDTDQHIGVVGVFDYKRAIAPPLEAPESGWVFDAGFHGKGYASEALSAALNHADTALNMPRLQCMISYENDASLKLALKCGFRPLRESVFHGETIGVLERHRP; this is translated from the coding sequence ATGTTCATTGAGACCGAACGCCTGGTGCTGAAACCGCTGGCTGCGACCGATTACGAGGCGCAGTGCGCCCTGTGGCGCCAGCCCGATGTCTATCGCTATATCACCGGCAAGCCTATGGACCGCGAAACGGTCTGGCTGCGGCTACTGCGCGATATCGGTCACTGGCAGGTCTTCGGCTTCGGCAACTGGTCGGTGCGCCTGAAAGACACGGATCAGCATATCGGAGTGGTCGGTGTGTTCGACTACAAACGCGCCATCGCCCCCCCCCTGGAGGCGCCTGAATCTGGCTGGGTATTCGATGCCGGATTTCACGGCAAGGGCTATGCTTCGGAGGCACTCAGCGCTGCGCTTAACCATGCCGATACAGCGCTGAACATGCCGCGACTCCAGTGCATGATCAGCTATGAAAACGACGCCTCGCTGAAACTGGCGCTCAAATGCGGTTTCAGGCCCTTGCGTGAAAGCGTGTTCCACGGCGAAACAATCGGCGTGTTGGAGCGGCACCGACCTTAA
- a CDS encoding peptidase: MKLDWLLYAATITALVVVTGRWHEELNAPPAPPPPGIGEMSLFASFTPFAVSSIINLPVDDQKIMTGTAFAISKNGEWIVAKESVGACTHPFLNIGGNLAVPFKTREVPSYGGYLIAITEGAGRPLSLIDPANVKPGMRAFMPGYPGGQVGEATGRLIGRTVIERSKRGRPNEPVLAWAKAGQTEELKSDLNQLVGGPAIDDASHVVGITIKEKPRRGRIYTAVPETVAALAATTARAPDFDAEATITKRNYGIVSDTLRREYRVAQVGCIIS; this comes from the coding sequence ATGAAACTGGACTGGCTCCTTTATGCAGCGACCATCACGGCCCTCGTGGTCGTGACCGGCAGGTGGCACGAGGAATTGAACGCGCCGCCCGCGCCGCCGCCGCCTGGCATCGGCGAAATGTCGCTGTTCGCCAGTTTCACGCCGTTTGCCGTCTCGTCGATCATCAACCTGCCGGTCGATGACCAGAAGATCATGACAGGGACGGCCTTCGCCATCTCGAAAAACGGCGAATGGATCGTGGCGAAGGAAAGCGTCGGCGCCTGCACGCACCCCTTTCTCAACATTGGCGGCAACCTCGCCGTACCGTTCAAAACGCGCGAAGTGCCGAGTTATGGCGGATACCTCATCGCCATCACCGAAGGCGCCGGACGACCGCTGTCCTTGATCGATCCGGCCAATGTCAAGCCAGGGATGCGCGCCTTCATGCCGGGCTATCCCGGTGGTCAGGTCGGCGAAGCCACCGGTCGCCTCATCGGCCGCACGGTCATCGAGCGCTCCAAGCGCGGCCGCCCCAATGAGCCGGTGCTGGCCTGGGCCAAGGCCGGCCAGACCGAAGAACTGAAAAGCGACCTCAACCAACTGGTCGGTGGACCGGCCATCGACGACGCCTCGCATGTCGTCGGCATCACCATCAAGGAAAAGCCGCGCCGCGGACGCATCTATACGGCCGTGCCCGAAACCGTGGCAGCACTTGCCGCCACCACCGCGCGCGCGCCGGATTTCGACGCCGAGGCCACGATCACCAAGCGCAATTACGGTATTGTTTCCGATACCCTGCGACGCGAATACCGCGTAGCGCAGGTCGGCTGCATCATATCGTAA
- a CDS encoding YitT family protein, which yields MTTTTGQLIDKDGKDALYPTVKHTVLEDIYAFAIGCSFIALGIVMLKTAGLTTGGVAGIALLVSYVAPLPVGVLFILINIPFFLFAWPAMGKRFMIKTVIVNLAIMGMASYAPYAFKLESLNPLFAALFGGTIIGMGILALARHGAGAGGTGVLALYLQKTKNINAGKTQLACDALIMATSILILNPHQLLFSVISAAAMSGVMVGFHKPERYLGR from the coding sequence ATGACGACGACAACCGGCCAGCTTATCGACAAGGATGGCAAGGACGCTCTTTACCCCACCGTGAAACACACGGTGCTGGAGGATATCTACGCCTTCGCCATCGGCTGCTCGTTCATCGCGCTGGGCATCGTCATGCTCAAGACGGCAGGGCTGACCACCGGCGGCGTGGCCGGCATCGCGCTTCTGGTCTCCTATGTAGCGCCCCTGCCCGTCGGTGTGCTGTTTATCCTGATCAATATTCCGTTTTTTCTGTTTGCCTGGCCCGCCATGGGCAAGCGCTTCATGATCAAGACGGTGATCGTCAATCTCGCCATCATGGGCATGGCCAGTTACGCGCCCTACGCCTTCAAGCTGGAAAGCCTGAACCCCTTGTTCGCAGCCCTTTTCGGCGGCACCATCATCGGCATGGGCATTCTGGCGCTGGCCCGCCATGGCGCCGGCGCCGGCGGCACAGGCGTGCTGGCGCTCTATCTGCAAAAGACGAAAAATATCAACGCCGGCAAGACGCAACTGGCCTGCGACGCCCTGATCATGGCGACGTCGATCCTGATCCTCAATCCGCACCAATTGTTATTTTCGGTGATTTCGGCCGCCGCCATGAGTGGTGTCATGGTCGGATTCCACAAGCCGGAACGCTATTTAGGGCGCTGA
- a CDS encoding acyl-CoA desaturase → MPNFENIDRIDLTKEAGALDGKVVYVPVKSLFLLSMYAATTCGLIYYLRWDTVLLFAIKTVAVLLLGHSVGMHRRLIHKSFACPLWLERLLVYFGTLTGLGGPFAMIHTHDFRDWAQRQTRCHDYFAHRQPMLIDALWQMHGDIRLAKPPHLTIEPEVANDPFYRFIDRHWIAVHLPWVIAFYLIGGWAWVIWGVCAQIATTVTGHWLIGYFAHQAHEDDWQIKGAGVQGRNVHLTGLITMGEGWHNNHHAFPGSARIGIYKGQSDPGYRFIKILEALGLAWNIRVAKDLPHRPQLQWAEGAQPHFKPDVKLCPSLQWIGRQTHLRS, encoded by the coding sequence ATGCCAAACTTTGAAAATATCGACCGCATCGATCTTACCAAAGAGGCCGGCGCCTTGGATGGCAAGGTGGTCTATGTGCCGGTCAAGTCGCTGTTTCTGCTGAGCATGTATGCCGCCACGACCTGCGGCCTGATCTATTACCTGCGCTGGGATACAGTTCTGCTGTTCGCCATCAAAACCGTCGCGGTCCTGCTGTTGGGGCATAGCGTCGGGATGCACAGGCGCCTGATACACAAGAGTTTCGCGTGTCCGCTCTGGCTGGAACGCCTGCTCGTTTATTTCGGCACTCTGACCGGGCTAGGCGGGCCTTTCGCCATGATCCATACCCACGATTTCCGCGACTGGGCACAGCGACAGACACGGTGTCACGATTATTTCGCGCACCGCCAACCCATGCTGATCGATGCGCTCTGGCAGATGCACGGCGACATTCGTCTGGCAAAACCGCCACACCTGACCATCGAACCCGAAGTCGCCAACGATCCGTTTTATCGCTTCATCGATCGCCACTGGATCGCCGTCCACCTGCCCTGGGTTATCGCTTTTTACCTGATCGGTGGCTGGGCCTGGGTCATCTGGGGTGTCTGCGCACAGATCGCCACCACGGTTACCGGCCACTGGCTGATCGGCTATTTCGCGCATCAGGCACATGAAGATGACTGGCAGATCAAAGGCGCCGGTGTGCAAGGCCGCAATGTCCATCTTACCGGCCTGATCACCATGGGCGAAGGCTGGCACAACAACCATCACGCCTTTCCCGGATCTGCGCGCATCGGAATCTATAAGGGCCAGAGCGATCCCGGCTATCGCTTTATCAAGATTTTGGAAGCGCTGGGTCTGGCATGGAATATCCGGGTGGCCAAGGATTTGCCGCATCGTCCACAACTCCAGTGGGCTGAAGGGGCTCAGCCTCACTTCAAGCCGGATGTGAAACTATGCCCATCGCTTCAGTGGATTGGCAGACAGACGCATCTGCGATCTTAG
- a CDS encoding HesA/MoeB/ThiF family protein, producing MLPNEFTDDEIDRYARHLVLKEIGGQGQMKLKAAKVALIGMGGIGSPAALYLAAAGIGTLGLIDDDDVSLSNLQRQVLFGARDIGAPKVEAAATHLSGLNPHCDCHVHRLRLTEENAADVLGGYDIVLDGCDNFETRLLVNRVCHGLKKPLVSAALGRFSGQLATFDGSPCYQCLVPEIPPDAETCERVGVVGALAGVMGSLAALETIKIITGAGETLRGKLMIFDGLDMTSRIVKLPSDLACPVCGNH from the coding sequence ATGCTCCCCAACGAATTTACAGACGATGAAATCGACCGCTATGCCCGCCATCTGGTCCTCAAAGAGATCGGTGGTCAGGGACAGATGAAGCTGAAAGCCGCGAAGGTGGCCCTGATAGGCATGGGGGGCATCGGATCGCCAGCCGCGCTTTATCTGGCGGCGGCGGGAATCGGTACGCTGGGCCTGATCGATGATGACGATGTGAGTTTGAGCAATCTGCAACGGCAGGTGCTGTTCGGTGCGCGCGATATCGGCGCCCCAAAGGTCGAGGCGGCGGCGACCCATCTCAGCGGTCTCAATCCGCATTGCGACTGCCACGTCCATCGTCTGCGCCTGACGGAAGAAAATGCCGCGGACGTCCTGGGCGGCTACGATATCGTGCTCGATGGCTGCGACAATTTCGAGACCCGCCTGCTGGTCAATCGCGTTTGTCATGGTCTGAAAAAGCCACTGGTGTCAGCAGCGCTTGGCCGCTTCAGCGGTCAGTTGGCCACCTTCGACGGTTCGCCCTGCTATCAGTGCCTGGTGCCGGAGATACCGCCCGATGCCGAAACCTGCGAACGCGTTGGCGTGGTCGGCGCTTTGGCGGGTGTCATGGGCTCGCTGGCGGCGCTGGAAACCATCAAGATCATCACCGGTGCGGGCGAAACCTTGCGCGGCAAGCTGATGATCTTCGATGGCCTCGACATGACCTCGCGCATTGTGAAACTGCCGTCCGATCTGGCCTGTCCGGTGTGCGGAAACCATTAA
- the hslV gene encoding ATP-dependent protease subunit HslV, producing MSEHNSPFPNWHGTTIVAVRKNNKTVIAGDGQVSMGATIVKGGARKVRTLAGGKVIAGFAGATADAFTLLERLEAKLELFPDQLARACVDLAKDWRTDRYLRRLEAMLLVADKDHILTITGVGDVLEPEDGVAAIGSGGVYALSAARALLEYEPDAELIARKAMKIASSICVYTNDHLTLEKLEG from the coding sequence ATGAGCGAACACAATTCCCCTTTCCCAAACTGGCATGGCACCACCATCGTGGCCGTGCGTAAAAATAACAAGACGGTCATCGCCGGTGACGGTCAGGTCTCGATGGGGGCGACCATCGTCAAGGGCGGCGCGCGCAAGGTGCGGACGCTGGCCGGCGGCAAGGTGATCGCCGGTTTCGCCGGCGCCACGGCCGACGCCTTCACCCTTTTGGAACGGCTCGAAGCCAAGCTCGAACTCTTCCCTGACCAACTGGCGCGCGCCTGTGTCGATCTCGCCAAGGACTGGCGCACCGACCGTTATCTGCGCCGTCTGGAAGCCATGCTGCTGGTGGCCGACAAGGACCATATCCTGACCATCACCGGCGTCGGCGATGTGCTGGAACCCGAAGACGGCGTGGCCGCCATTGGCTCCGGCGGCGTCTATGCCTTGTCGGCCGCCCGCGCGCTGCTGGAGTATGAACCGGATGCCGAGCTTATCGCCCGCAAGGCCATGAAGATCGCATCCAGCATTTGCGTCTATACCAATGACCACCTGACCCTTGAGAAGCTGGAGGGGTGA
- a CDS encoding GNAT family N-acetyltransferase, with the protein MITFRPLKDSDAGLLLIWMASPHIQPWWTEGNSTPEDEVDDALNLIGSDDGAAFIIELSKRPIGYIQSSPCGPDQPEGALGLDMFIGDVSLTGEGLGPQILRQFGDDLLARGATRLLMDPHSANDRAISAWRKAGFDIVETRGDVTLMSRNPKLSA; encoded by the coding sequence GTGATTACGTTCCGGCCCCTCAAGGACAGCGACGCCGGTCTGCTCCTGATCTGGATGGCGTCACCGCATATCCAACCCTGGTGGACGGAAGGCAACTCGACCCCGGAGGATGAGGTCGATGACGCGCTGAACCTGATCGGCAGTGATGACGGCGCAGCCTTTATCATTGAACTCAGCAAGAGACCGATCGGCTATATCCAGTCTTCTCCTTGCGGACCCGATCAGCCGGAGGGTGCGTTGGGTCTCGATATGTTCATTGGTGATGTATCGCTGACCGGCGAGGGGCTTGGCCCGCAGATCCTGCGTCAGTTCGGCGATGACCTGCTGGCCAGGGGCGCAACCCGTTTGCTGATGGATCCTCACAGCGCCAATGACCGCGCCATATCGGCCTGGCGCAAGGCCGGCTTTGATATTGTTGAAACACGCGGCGACGTCACGCTGATGTCCCGTAACCCGAAACTGAGTGCCTAA
- a CDS encoding DNA-3-methyladenine glycosylase 2 family protein, whose translation MNDNPLDPEHLAHLAECDPRLKPLTEFFAHLQHRKRPGGFPALLGLIVEQQLSVKAADTIFGRVKDGLVEITPRSFLAHDEDALRGYGLSRPKITYARALAEAFHTGGFDTDTLQDLSIEDAAQRLVALKGIGRWTAEVYLMFSEGRLDLFPVGDVALREAVGWLDGLPERPNEAYCAERAVVWSPYRTIAAHLLWGWYGAVKRGEISREL comes from the coding sequence ATGAACGACAATCCTCTTGATCCCGAACACCTCGCGCATCTGGCCGAATGCGATCCGCGTCTGAAACCGCTGACCGAGTTTTTCGCGCACCTGCAACACCGCAAGCGCCCCGGCGGTTTTCCGGCTTTGCTGGGTCTGATCGTCGAGCAACAGTTGTCAGTCAAGGCGGCGGACACCATTTTTGGGCGCGTCAAAGACGGCCTTGTCGAGATCACACCACGGTCTTTTCTCGCGCATGACGAGGACGCCTTACGCGGTTACGGTCTTTCGCGGCCCAAGATTACCTACGCCCGCGCCCTGGCCGAAGCCTTTCACACCGGCGGCTTTGATACGGATACCCTGCAAGACCTGAGCATCGAGGACGCCGCGCAGCGACTGGTAGCGCTCAAGGGCATCGGCCGCTGGACCGCCGAAGTCTATCTTATGTTTTCGGAAGGCCGCCTCGATCTGTTCCCAGTTGGTGACGTGGCCCTGCGTGAAGCCGTGGGCTGGCTAGACGGTCTGCCGGAGCGCCCGAACGAAGCCTATTGCGCCGAACGCGCTGTCGTCTGGTCGCCCTACCGCACCATCGCCGCCCACCTGCTCTGGGGCTGGTATGGCGCGGTCAAGCGTGGTGAGATATCGCGTGAGCTATAG
- the rlmN gene encoding 23S rRNA (adenine(2503)-C(2))-methyltransferase RlmN — translation MANTLDLSVKSAAAPSLVNITGLTRAGLAKALFESGVVEERKAKMRATQVWRWMHHYGFTDFDLMTDIAKEQRALFKEKFTLARPEISEKQVSQDGTRKYLIRMAPGIEVEAVYIPDVGRSGALCVSSQVGCTLNCTFCHTGTQKLVRNLTAAEIVAQVQVVRDDLGEWPSPKEDRKLSNIVFMGMGEPLYNLDNVADAIDIISDGEGIAISRRRITVSTSGVVPELEALGTRTQAMLAISLHATNDPLRDVLVPLNKKYNIEQLIEGIRNYPGLSNARRVTFEYVMLKDVNDSPNEARALIRLLKGIPAKINLIPFNPWPGTDYQCSDWRAIELFASILNKAGYASPIRTPRGRDILAACGQLKSESEKKRASTVRREQREETASNQDNAPAEVSLPFAHLAGGMFD, via the coding sequence TTGGCCAATACGCTCGACCTGTCCGTCAAATCCGCCGCCGCACCTTCGCTGGTGAACATCACCGGCCTGACGCGCGCCGGACTGGCCAAGGCCCTGTTCGAATCCGGCGTGGTCGAAGAGCGCAAGGCCAAGATGCGCGCCACGCAGGTCTGGCGCTGGATGCACCATTACGGCTTCACCGATTTCGACCTGATGACGGACATCGCCAAAGAGCAGCGCGCGCTTTTCAAGGAAAAGTTCACTCTGGCGCGTCCCGAAATCTCTGAAAAGCAGGTAAGCCAGGACGGCACCCGTAAATACCTGATCCGCATGGCGCCGGGCATCGAGGTCGAGGCCGTCTATATCCCTGACGTCGGCCGTTCGGGCGCGCTCTGTGTGTCGTCGCAGGTCGGCTGTACGCTCAACTGCACCTTCTGCCACACCGGCACGCAAAAGCTGGTGCGCAACCTGACCGCGGCGGAAATCGTCGCGCAGGTGCAGGTGGTACGCGATGATCTCGGCGAATGGCCGTCGCCCAAGGAAGACCGCAAGCTCTCCAACATCGTCTTCATGGGCATGGGCGAGCCGCTCTATAATCTCGACAACGTGGCCGACGCCATCGACATCATTTCCGACGGCGAGGGCATCGCCATTTCGCGCCGCCGCATCACGGTTTCGACCTCGGGCGTGGTGCCGGAACTGGAAGCACTCGGCACCCGCACCCAGGCCATGCTGGCCATCTCGCTGCACGCCACCAACGATCCATTGCGCGATGTGCTCGTGCCGCTCAACAAGAAGTACAATATCGAGCAACTGATCGAAGGCATCCGCAACTATCCGGGCCTGTCCAATGCCCGTCGCGTCACCTTCGAATACGTCATGCTGAAGGACGTCAACGACAGCCCCAACGAGGCGCGCGCCCTGATCAGGCTGCTGAAGGGGATTCCGGCCAAGATCAACCTGATCCCGTTCAATCCCTGGCCCGGCACCGATTATCAGTGCTCGGACTGGCGCGCCATCGAGTTGTTTGCCTCTATCCTCAATAAGGCCGGCTACGCCTCACCGATCCGCACCCCGCGCGGCCGTGATATTCTGGCCGCCTGCGGTCAGCTCAAGTCCGAGAGCGAAAAGAAGCGCGCCTCAACCGTGCGCCGCGAACAGCGTGAAGAAACTGCTTCAAATCAGGACAACGCGCCGGCCGAAGTGTCCCTGCCCTTCGCCCATCTTGCCGGTGGCATGTTCGACTAA